Proteins encoded in a region of the Acidiferrobacterales bacterium genome:
- a CDS encoding DUF1116 domain-containing protein, translated as MNDAIVCPSDSEALRKVHSVRPTLCDHRQARDVPGIDPNVLLHAGPAFSSPSNIPKPILNSAGAALVFEGVATDFSEARKQILSGEVVLKPAQDHAVVVPLAGVVSSSMWLHEIVDAAGRAPAAYAPLNGGSGPAMRLGQFSDDVISHFRWLNGEFMDAIASVHSQDIDLIPIGVRALQSGDDCHGRTIAGTGYLLGEWRPQIESYPTVHEFLRQSPMFFLNLWMAACKCMLSGGADTQDSSLITAAGANGVEFGFQIAGIAGKWFVGSSAPPSGDIGEYAPDRALGAIGDSAIVDAAGFGAMALSYAPDQQKAFEGFVPDDAFELPGLLLPKVHSGFTDLGIRVGMSARAVQATRRTPVVALGILDRDGIAGRLGGGIFRYPPDVFDTISKHLD; from the coding sequence ATGAATGACGCGATTGTTTGCCCTTCAGATTCCGAAGCGCTGAGAAAAGTTCATTCAGTCCGTCCGACGTTGTGCGATCATCGGCAGGCACGGGACGTACCAGGCATCGATCCCAACGTTTTGTTACATGCTGGTCCGGCATTTTCGTCGCCATCGAATATTCCCAAACCGATTCTGAACTCAGCTGGAGCTGCACTTGTCTTTGAAGGAGTCGCAACAGATTTCTCGGAGGCTCGAAAACAGATTCTGTCAGGAGAAGTGGTCCTGAAACCTGCCCAGGACCATGCTGTTGTGGTTCCGCTTGCGGGTGTGGTGTCCAGCTCAATGTGGCTGCATGAGATTGTTGATGCGGCTGGCAGGGCTCCAGCGGCTTACGCCCCCTTGAATGGAGGTAGTGGACCGGCAATGCGACTTGGGCAGTTCAGCGATGACGTCATCTCTCACTTTCGCTGGCTGAACGGTGAATTCATGGATGCGATCGCGTCGGTACATTCCCAGGATATCGATCTGATCCCGATCGGTGTCCGTGCACTGCAAAGCGGAGATGACTGTCACGGAAGAACAATTGCCGGTACCGGATATTTATTGGGCGAATGGCGACCGCAGATTGAATCTTACCCGACAGTGCATGAGTTTCTCCGGCAAAGCCCCATGTTTTTTCTGAATCTCTGGATGGCTGCATGCAAGTGCATGCTGTCAGGAGGGGCAGACACGCAAGACAGCAGTCTGATTACCGCCGCTGGTGCGAACGGAGTTGAGTTTGGATTTCAGATTGCAGGTATTGCCGGGAAGTGGTTTGTCGGGTCTTCCGCACCGCCCAGCGGAGACATTGGTGAATACGCACCGGATCGGGCACTTGGAGCGATTGGCGACAGTGCAATTGTTGACGCCGCAGGTTTCGGTGCCATGGCACTTTCCTACGCACCTGACCAACAAAAAGCATTTGAGGGGTTCGTACCGGACGACGCATTTGAACTGCCAGGATTGCTCTTGCCGAAAGTTCATTCTGGTTTCACTGACCTCGGTATACGTGTTGGGATGAGTGCGCGTGCTGTTCAAGCAACGCGACGGACTCCTGTCGTCGCTCTGGGAATTCTTGACAGAGATGGTATTGCAGGACGTCTGGGCGGCGGTATTTTCCGTTATCCTCCCGACGTTTTCGATACGATTTCAAAACATTTGGACTGA